AAAAGGTCGAAAAAACCGTAAGGCCATGGAATATCATGTAAATGTGATTGATGAAAATATCTTTTGGGAAATGATTGGTGTAATTGTGGATAAAAAATGATTAATAACGATATTACTTTAAATAAGCATACAAAATACTCTTTCTAGATGAAGTTAATAATAGCATGTTTTCTAATTTTAATTGTTGTTAGTTGCTCTAGCAACAATAAACAGCAAAAACTTATTGATACTTTCTTTTTAAAATACGAACAAAAAGGAGTCGAATCTGCCATTGAACATGTCTACTCCTCTAATCCTTTCATGCAAAATGAAGGAACATGCCAAAGAGATTCAATCACGAATATGCTAAATGATTTAACCAAACAGCTAGGAAAATATGAAGGACATGAACTTTTACGGAAAGAACAAATAAGCAAATCGCTCGAAATACAAAGCTATTTAGTAAAATATGAAAGACAACCTTTAAGGTTCAACTTCATTTTATATCATTCAATGAACAAATGGCGTTTTCAAAATTTCCAATACGATAGCAATATAACAGATGAAATAAATCTTATTACTGACATTTCCTGGTATCATTAAATTATTATGCTCCAATAAATTTGCAATTATTTTTCCAGGAATTTAAGTCTGACAGAATTTTCTAACATTCTTGTCCACTTTATCGATTAACAAAAACGACTCTTAGCTCGAACTCGATAATTCCAATTCGTAATTCTTAATTGAAAGCAAAGCTTCCTGTAAAGCCGAGCTCGCAAAAACGAGCGGATACATATCTTCAAAATACCAAAGAGAGGCAAAATATAATCCTATAGGACTTGCTTTTATTTCTGTTAAATCCGATGGCAAGTTTTTTTCTAAGCAGTTAATTCCTTTTAAAGCTGATTCTAATTGCTTATTGGTAATTAATGCACGAACTGCCAAAGAGGTTTCTTCAATTGTTGAAATAAGGGAAGTGTTTCCACCCCATCCACCATCTTGATTTTGAGTCTGCAGAAGAAACTTAATTGCATCATCTTTTACTTTACCTAAACCTAATAAATTGTCTGATTTAAAGCCAGATAAAGAATACAAAACAATAGAAGTTCCGTATACAGGATTCTGATGTTTAAAATCATCTTCATTCCCAAACCATAGCGGTAACCAAGAACCATCTTTTTGTTGAGAATTTTTCAAAAATCGCCATGCGTTAGCTACACCTTTATCAACTTTAGCTTGCCTGTTTTCGCCTAAAGCATCTCTCCAAACACCAAATGCTTTCATGGCATGAGCTGTAATATCCGGACAAGAACAATCGAAGGGCAATTTTCCCCAACCTTTACAAAAAGTTGGCATTCCCCCATCGGTATTTTGTAATTTTAACAGCCAATTTATTCCATTTTCTATGGCTTGTATTGGAATCTGAGAGTACTTTTTTAATCTATACAAAGCAATTAATGCACCCGAAGTATCATCAGTATCAGGCACACCACCCGGCAAGTGTGTCCAAGACCATCCGCCAGGCTCTGCCTTTGTAAATGGGTGTACTTTCCTCAATTGCTGATCTAGCAAATTATCAATTGTTTTATTTTTATCCGGAAGTGTTTCCAGACTTTCATCAGCCAAAGAATTCAAACTTAAAGAAGTAATCCAGGTAGCTAAATGTGTATCAATTGGCCAAGATCCATCCTCTCTCATCGATTTCACCAGAAAATGAGCAGCTTTAGAGCAAACCTCAAGCTCTTTCTCTCCAGCACCTACCAAACTCATTAAAACAAATCCGGTAAGCGGTGTTGCCTCTAAAAAGCCTCCATTATCGGGTTGCTTATCTGCCAAAACCTTTAAAACTGATGCTTTAATGGATTTATTAAATGCCGCCACAGGTTTGCTGGCCTTTGTATTTACCGATTTTACCAAACCAATAGCTATTAATGCAGGAATAGCATAACTAACAACCGATAAATTCAATAGTTTAAAAAACTTATCTGGAAATACGGCTAATTGATACGGCAATTGGGGAACAAGTTTCCAGGCATTTTTTCCTAATTTCCCTGATAAAGCACACATAGCCAGAATGGGTACCGAAAAAGTCTGATCATCCTGGTAGTGATTTAAAATTGCGGTGCTAATTGATTCTGGATCTAATTCTTTTAGACGATCTGTCAACCATTTTTCTGAATTATGAATACAATCTGCATAAGCAGAATGATCTTTTGCAATGGAAAAGCAAGCCCAGCTTAAAAGTGTAGTGCTTAAATTACTCTTACTTCGAATGGTATCTCCCCAGCCTCCATCTATATTAGTATTTTTAGCAAGCCAGTTTAATCCCTGACTTATGTGCGCTTTGTATTTTTTCGAATCGTACTCCCAAAGTGCAAATACGGCTATTGCAGTAGACAAAGCACTACTGGAAAGCTTACCATCCCAATATCCTTCCTCATTTTGAAGTGAGATGATATGTGCATCTAATTTATTTTTTAGAGATTGTATATTGGGGTAGTTTGCAGTCATTTTTTAAATAAGTATCAAGTAGAAAGAATTAAACAATATGCCAACAGATTAATCATTTTTCCGAAATATTTGGCCGCTATAAGTATTTCATCAAAATAGATCATTATTAAATTATGATAGTACTCCTAAACCCAGCAGCGCATAATAGGTGTACTCCACATCACAAGTCATATCGGCAATACTTCCAAAAAATCCACCAGATTCATCCCAGTGAAGATTGATGAAATTTACGGAATTTTCTGCATAATCTTGCATATTTTCTCCTGATAACTTTAAAGCAAGTAATGCAGTTGAAGTAGATAATAAATCGGCAATTGGAACTTCTCGAGCTGCCATAAATCCACCTCTTTTGGATAACATCTGCTTTAGCCAATTCTTACTTTTAGTAGAATTAAAATCCATAATTAAACCTGCCGCAGTTGATGATGTTAGGCCATCCATACTCATTTCTTGGTTTGCAAATGAACCATTATGCAGACGTAATGCTTTATTGGCATTCAAAATTTTATCTAATATTAACTGCTCAGCTTTTAAATCCTGAAGCATGGTCCAAACCAAATAATTGGCATAGATGGTAGATTTCTGAGAACATTTTGTGTTGTGATTGTACCCTCCATCTTTCGAAGCATATTCCTCTACTTCATTAAAAATATTCTTACAATTCGATTTTACTGTTTTAATCAATTTATTGATTAGAATATCCTTTCCAAAATTAATCCTAAGAAAACTATAAGCCTTAATACCAGATATTTGCTTTAAGGCAATTGCTTCTAAAAGGAAAAAACAACGAACTAGACATATAGCATGCACAAAATCTAAATTTCCTGCCTGCTTTATCCTTTCTAAGTAATTCTGCTCTTTTGAAATATCCAGTTTAAGATCAAAAATTAAGGCAAGTGTATAGCCAAATACTGTATAATACAAATCTGCTTTTCCTGCACGATCCTTAAATCCACCACTCTCATATTTTTGAGTGATTACAAATGATTTAATATGACTTTGTGCATCTACACTTAAGACTTCCTGAGATGTAAGAAGTGCTTCCAGAATAGATTGATTACAACTTTTATCGATTTCTTTTTTTTGAAACATCTTATAAGTTATGCAGTATAGAGTGCTTTGTATTCTTAATTATCTTGTACTTAAGCCCATAAGCTTTCAATTTTACTACTAACTAAATCCCCTAAAAGGGAACTTAAAAAATACAATTTATTAGTCAAAAGCTTATTCAAGAGATTGCAGACTATGAATTCTCAGGAACAATACGATTCAGTAAACGGGTTAGTAATATTTTTAATGTTGGATTTTTTAATGTTTTTAGAACTTTTAGAGCCTTGCTTTTGTATATATTTAACATTTCCTCGGCCTCTTTCATGGCTTCTTTAGTCTGCTCCCACTGTAAAAATTCAACTTCTATATTAGTATCTTGATTTTTATTACGATGGAACCACTCTTGCATTTTTTCTGGGTGCTTTTTATTCAAAAGAGTTGACACCAAAGATGGCTGTATGGTATTGAAACTACTTGCTATGCTTTCCTGTTTAAAATCATCCAGATCATCATTTATTTGATAAGCTATTCCTAAGGCATTACTGTATTCTGATATGATTTTTTGCACCTCATCATCGGCATCAGCCAAAATTGCCCCAAATTGCAAAGCCACTTCAAAAGCAGGAGATGTTTTGTTGCTAAATATTCGTAAAATTTCTTCTTCGGTAAGCAATTTTTCATTGCTTCTCCACAGCAGTTCCTCACCTTGCCCTAAGGACAAATCTCTATGTCCGTGAGAAGCAACCTTCAGCATTTTACCAATGTGTTTTGCTCCCGATTCGGCAATCATTTGATAACCATAGCCTAACAATAAATCGCCTGTATTTAATGCAATAGGAATATCATATTCTTTGTGCAATGTTGGCTTTCCATAGCGTTCATCATCTTCATCGGCAATATCGTCGTGAATTAAAGATGCCTTGTGAAAGCACTCAATGGAAACAGCTAATTTCTGAATTGTTTCGTTATATTCACCTGTATTTCCACTTAAAGCATCGTAAACTGCCACCATAATCATTGGTCGCCAACGCTTACCATCTCTTTCCATCCAATTTATAGCAATATCAATGCTAGCATCATTTTCTCCGAAAAGAGTTAATAATTTATCTTTTACAAACCACTCTTTTACTACTTTTTTAATAGAATCCAGCTTTATCCAGCCTTTCCAATTACTTTGATTACGTACTGCTAAAACTTCATCAAGCCAAATTCTGTCTACT
This genomic interval from uncultured Marinifilum sp. contains the following:
- a CDS encoding prenyltransferase/squalene oxidase repeat-containing protein, which codes for MTANYPNIQSLKNKLDAHIISLQNEEGYWDGKLSSSALSTAIAVFALWEYDSKKYKAHISQGLNWLAKNTNIDGGWGDTIRSKSNLSTTLLSWACFSIAKDHSAYADCIHNSEKWLTDRLKELDPESISTAILNHYQDDQTFSVPILAMCALSGKLGKNAWKLVPQLPYQLAVFPDKFFKLLNLSVVSYAIPALIAIGLVKSVNTKASKPVAAFNKSIKASVLKVLADKQPDNGGFLEATPLTGFVLMSLVGAGEKELEVCSKAAHFLVKSMREDGSWPIDTHLATWITSLSLNSLADESLETLPDKNKTIDNLLDQQLRKVHPFTKAEPGGWSWTHLPGGVPDTDDTSGALIALYRLKKYSQIPIQAIENGINWLLKLQNTDGGMPTFCKGWGKLPFDCSCPDITAHAMKAFGVWRDALGENRQAKVDKGVANAWRFLKNSQQKDGSWLPLWFGNEDDFKHQNPVYGTSIVLYSLSGFKSDNLLGLGKVKDDAIKFLLQTQNQDGGWGGNTSLISTIEETSLAVRALITNKQLESALKGINCLEKNLPSDLTEIKASPIGLYFASLWYFEDMYPLVFASSALQEALLSIKNYELELSSSS
- a CDS encoding prenyltransferase/squalene oxidase repeat-containing protein; amino-acid sequence: MFQKKEIDKSCNQSILEALLTSQEVLSVDAQSHIKSFVITQKYESGGFKDRAGKADLYYTVFGYTLALIFDLKLDISKEQNYLERIKQAGNLDFVHAICLVRCFFLLEAIALKQISGIKAYSFLRINFGKDILINKLIKTVKSNCKNIFNEVEEYASKDGGYNHNTKCSQKSTIYANYLVWTMLQDLKAEQLILDKILNANKALRLHNGSFANQEMSMDGLTSSTAAGLIMDFNSTKSKNWLKQMLSKRGGFMAAREVPIADLLSTSTALLALKLSGENMQDYAENSVNFINLHWDESGGFFGSIADMTCDVEYTYYALLGLGVLS
- a CDS encoding polyprenyl synthetase family protein, yielding MILRKDQTNINLGNDLPQHPEKLKQIRDLIRDYAAECELIPPLQEDEVIFHSGELIQKHPELFLYQKLLAVMINNYAWSNIVAGIPFNRRILLLPKCISHSTQCPAKYDELGLLCEQCGRCDLAAIISQADELGYHTIVSEGTSSASLLLSSGQVECVVGVGCLHSFERSFPLAVKEAVPSIAIPLYNNDCKDSKVDRIWLDEVLAVRNQSNWKGWIKLDSIKKVVKEWFVKDKLLTLFGENDASIDIAINWMERDGKRWRPMIMVAVYDALSGNTGEYNETIQKLAVSIECFHKASLIHDDIADEDDERYGKPTLHKEYDIPIALNTGDLLLGYGYQMIAESGAKHIGKMLKVASHGHRDLSLGQGEELLWRSNEKLLTEEEILRIFSNKTSPAFEVALQFGAILADADDEVQKIISEYSNALGIAYQINDDLDDFKQESIASSFNTIQPSLVSTLLNKKHPEKMQEWFHRNKNQDTNIEVEFLQWEQTKEAMKEAEEMLNIYKSKALKVLKTLKNPTLKILLTRLLNRIVPENS